In the Schistocerca gregaria isolate iqSchGreg1 chromosome 6, iqSchGreg1.2, whole genome shotgun sequence genome, one interval contains:
- the LOC126278236 gene encoding uncharacterized protein LOC126278236 has protein sequence MMTRLSTLVYYVKIQQTQALLDALGQLVQGQRAMQNDAAAAVSPLTQPQHAVVPTFRPFDGALESWREWSRQFGFHLAAYRIQGNERQPFLLSSVGVQTYRVIVKLFPRRDVATLSYEEILSALDAYFKESVNVVAKRYTFFPTKRTAGQTKREWVATLQGLTRDCAFECQCGLPYSDTMVRDAIAQNFSDVRIREQILKLVSPSLQQVGDILDRQDTLDFAQESFETSPAVCQVNRPAGRAARSSKQPSRPAVPLSPGSQPRVPPRHANAVIKSCPRCATKHSRENCPSRQAIYFYCNKKRTC, from the coding sequence attcagcagacgcaggccttactggatgcccttggacagctcgtgcagggtcaacgtgcgatgcaaaacgatgcggcagcagccgtttcaccgctaacgcagccacaacacgctgttgtacccacttttcgaccttttgatggtgcactggaaagctggagagagtggtcacgccaatttggattccatctcgccgcctacagaattcaaggtaacgagcggcagccctttttgttgtcctcagtaggggtacaaacgtaccgtgtgatagtgaaattatttccccgacgcgacgtagcaactctgtcctacgaagaaattttgtctgccttagatgcatatttcaaagaatcagtcaatgtagttgccaaacggtataccttctttcctacaaaacgtacggcaggtcagactaaacgggagtgggttgcaaccttgcaaggccttacgagggattgtgcttttgagtgtcaatgtggactcccttattcagatactatggtacgtgatgcaattgcacagaacttttctgatgttcgtataagggaacagattttgaaactagtcagtccctcccttcaacaagtgggggacatattggatcggcaggacacacttgactttgctcaggaatcatttgaaacttcgccagcagtgtgtcaggttaaccggcccgccgggcgagctgcacggagcagtaaacagccctcgcgcccggccgtgccgctgtcgccaggctctcagccacgtgtgccgccgcggcatgcaaatgcagtgatcaaatcatgcccgcggtgtgctactaaacattcgcgtgagaactgcccgtcacgccaagctatttacttttattgtaataaaaaaaggacatgttaa